In a single window of the Thermoproteales archaeon genome:
- a CDS encoding MFS transporter, which translates to MANKKVSEIKVSNRILKIVYTRTLSISISNGFSAPFFGLFEAYLGASPAELGLFHSMLNLFSNIAQLFWGYLSDKFMKKRLIVFLSTLISSLLLIPIILSGSPLELIFYTSLQAIVGSASQPAWLAIVGSLVAPSYIGVLASNLNLWSEIGVLVSTLMAGLLAEFSPAQNEFILPFVFSLFFGILAGFLILLIPEPKLKAAGAEYSFRNVFKEMVTTPIFSRFTIVSSLYGFFMSIAWPMFTYVIANELGLGMLEVAVLNVSQGIIRTFTQLYTARFIDRYGRKPFIAYGRVALTFFAVTYALLPNFPIILITSMVLSVLVAFLNTAVLAYLIDVTPVESRGSYTALYNLSMGISFSMGSITGGLLAQTLANYISESTAVKIVLLVSAVGRFITGLLHFKIAESKR; encoded by the coding sequence ATGGCAAACAAAAAAGTATCTGAGATAAAAGTTAGTAACAGGATTTTAAAAATAGTATATACGCGTACTTTGTCTATTTCAATAAGCAACGGTTTCTCGGCGCCGTTCTTCGGGTTGTTTGAAGCATACCTAGGCGCCAGCCCTGCCGAGCTGGGATTGTTTCATTCCATGTTGAATCTATTTTCTAATATTGCACAGCTTTTTTGGGGTTATCTATCAGATAAGTTTATGAAAAAGAGGTTAATAGTATTTCTAAGCACTTTAATTTCCTCCCTATTGTTAATTCCTATAATTTTGAGCGGTTCACCTCTAGAATTAATATTTTACACGTCTTTACAAGCTATTGTAGGCTCTGCTAGTCAACCGGCATGGCTTGCAATTGTAGGCAGTCTTGTCGCTCCATCATATATTGGCGTTCTAGCTTCCAATCTAAATCTTTGGAGCGAAATAGGCGTATTAGTATCCACGCTTATGGCAGGATTACTAGCTGAATTTTCCCCAGCACAAAACGAATTTATTCTACCCTTTGTTTTCTCACTATTTTTTGGGATTTTAGCAGGTTTTTTGATTTTATTGATTCCAGAGCCGAAGCTTAAAGCTGCTGGAGCGGAGTATAGTTTTAGAAATGTTTTTAAAGAAATGGTAACGACCCCTATATTTTCCAGGTTTACCATAGTATCGTCGCTATACGGCTTCTTCATGTCCATAGCCTGGCCCATGTTCACCTACGTTATAGCTAACGAGCTAGGTCTTGGAATGCTAGAAGTTGCGGTATTAAATGTGTCTCAGGGTATAATTAGAACATTTACGCAATTATACACTGCCCGTTTTATAGACCGCTACGGTAGAAAGCCTTTCATAGCTTATGGCCGTGTTGCTTTAACCTTTTTCGCGGTTACTTACGCTCTTTTACCTAATTTTCCTATAATATTAATAACTAGCATGGTTCTAAGCGTGCTTGTAGCATTTCTAAACACGGCAGTTCTAGCTTATCTAATAGACGTCACACCTGTCGAGAGCAGAGGCTCTTACACTGCGCTATACAATCTTTCCATGGGAATCTCCTTTTCTATGGGCTCTATCACTGGCGGATTGCTTGCTCAAACTTTAGCGAACTACATTAGTGAATCAACGGCTGTGAAAATCGTTTTGCTAGTCTCTGCAGTTGGCAGGTTTATAACTGGGCTTTTACATTTTAAGATAGCGGAAAGCAAGAGGTGA
- a CDS encoding universal stress protein: MKILVAVNGSEASKKALEYALDIAKKVEGNIYVIHVIEEVPIRISRNIACLSITTREVAPPPIPIPRSLKMKITREALKVLEYARLKAEEMKIYLDFIICEGDPVSKILEESAKGYDFLVLGFGVGGWLRPRFGSVMEKILWKSKIPVLVVK, from the coding sequence TTGAAAATACTCGTTGCCGTTAACGGCTCGGAAGCGAGTAAGAAAGCCCTAGAATATGCTTTGGACATAGCTAAAAAAGTTGAAGGAAATATATACGTTATTCACGTCATCGAAGAGGTGCCTATAAGAATTTCAAGGAATATAGCTTGCTTAAGCATTACTACGCGAGAAGTCGCTCCTCCACCAATACCTATTCCAAGAAGCTTGAAAATGAAAATTACTCGAGAAGCCTTAAAGGTTTTAGAATATGCCAGATTAAAAGCCGAAGAGATGAAAATCTACTTGGATTTTATTATCTGCGAGGGAGATCCTGTAAGCAAAATTTTAGAAGAATCTGCTAAAGGTTACGATTTCCTCGTTTTGGGCTTTGGCGTCGGCGGGTGGTTAAGGCCTCGGTTTGGAAGCGTTATGGAGAAAATTTTGTGGAAATCTAAGATTCCCGTTCTTGTCGTAAAGTAG